From a region of the Paenibacillus lutimineralis genome:
- a CDS encoding acetylxylan esterase, protein MPIIDMPLEQLRTYQGTNPRPADFDEYWERALAEMRTVDPQIELVPSSFQVPNSECFDLYFTGVKGARIHAKYVRPKHTMAPHPVVVMFHGYSGHAGDWSEKLAYASLGFSVLAMDCRGQGGSSEDVGGVKGNTHHGHIIRGLDDRPDELLFRHIFLDTAQLAGIAMELPEVDPDRVYVAGGSQGGGLTIACAALEPRVKKLAPIFPFLSDYKRTWDMDLDQEAYSELRTYFRYYDLLHEREQEIFEKLGYIDIQFLAERIKGEVMMIVGLMDTICPPSTQFAAYNKMNAKKRLVIYPDFGHEYLPESSDRTMQFFLE, encoded by the coding sequence ATGCCAATTATCGATATGCCTTTGGAGCAATTAAGAACCTATCAAGGAACCAATCCGCGTCCGGCGGATTTTGATGAATACTGGGAGCGGGCTCTGGCGGAGATGCGTACGGTGGACCCGCAAATTGAGCTTGTTCCGAGTAGCTTTCAAGTACCGAATTCAGAATGCTTCGACCTGTATTTCACCGGTGTGAAGGGAGCGAGGATTCACGCGAAATATGTGCGCCCCAAGCATACAATGGCGCCTCACCCGGTAGTAGTTATGTTTCATGGCTATTCTGGCCATGCCGGAGATTGGAGTGAGAAACTGGCCTATGCCTCGCTAGGATTCTCTGTGCTTGCTATGGATTGCCGCGGCCAAGGGGGAAGCTCGGAGGATGTAGGCGGGGTGAAGGGCAATACCCACCATGGACATATTATCCGCGGTCTGGATGATCGTCCGGATGAACTGCTATTCCGCCACATATTCTTGGATACGGCACAACTTGCTGGGATAGCGATGGAACTTCCAGAAGTTGACCCGGATCGCGTATATGTAGCAGGTGGATCTCAGGGAGGCGGGCTTACAATAGCCTGTGCCGCATTGGAACCAAGGGTGAAGAAACTGGCACCGATCTTCCCTTTCCTTAGCGATTACAAACGCACTTGGGACATGGATCTGGATCAGGAAGCCTACAGTGAACTGCGCACATATTTCCGTTATTATGATTTGCTGCATGAGCGCGAGCAGGAAATATTCGAGAAGCTCGGCTATATCGACATACAGTTTCTGGCTGAACGGATAAAAGGCGAAGTGATGATGATCGTTGGATTGATGGACACCATCTGTCCGCCGTCAACGCAATTTGCAGCCTACAATAAAATGAATGCGAAGAAGCGGCTCGTTATTTATCCTGACTTTGGACACGAGTATCTGCCGGAGTCGTCGGATCGGACGATGCAATTTTTCCTGGAATAA